Proteins found in one Cellulomonas palmilytica genomic segment:
- the purL gene encoding phosphoribosylformylglycinamidine synthase subunit PurL, with protein sequence MTSAPARPSSDQHYDTVEDAAATPDLEQPYAELGLKPDEYQRIRDILGRRPTAAELAMYSVMWSEHCSYKSSKTHLRQFGDKTTPAMKEHLLVGIGENAGVVDIGDGWAVTFKVESHNHPSYVEPYQGAATGVGGIVRDIISMGARPVAVMDQLRFGAVDHPDTARVVHGVVAGVGGYGNSLGLPNIGGELVFDPCYQGNPLVNALCLGVLRHEDIHLANASGTGNKVVLFGARTGGDGIGGASILASETFDDTKPSKRPSVQVGDPFMEKVLIECCLELYAARVVEGIQDLGAAGISCATSELASNGDGGMHVDLENVLLRDPTLTAGEILMSESQERMMAVVSPAKLDEFLAITSKWDVETAIIGEVTGTGRLTIDHHGHRIVDVDPKTVAHEGPVYDRPYARPAWQDGLNADTSASLARPTSPDELRATALRLLGSPNLASKEWVTKQYDRFVQGNTALAQPDDSGVVRVDEATGLGVALATDANGRYGKLDPYTGAQLALAEAYRNVATTGARPLAVTDCLNFGSPEHPDSMWQLVEAIRGLADACQTLEVPVTGGNVSLYNGTGEPGKIDSAIHPTPVVGVLGVLDDVAQAVPSGWTAPGVSVYLLGTTRAELDGSAWADVEHAHLGGLPPRVDLAAERALAAVLQNAARDGLVDAAHDLSEGGLVQALLESSLRFGVGARVSLDALCERDGVTPFEALFSESTARALVAVPRSEEVRFADLCVARGVPALKLGQTADVATDDDEAGPAVEVEGLFSIPLAEAREVFEATLPRHFA encoded by the coding sequence ATGACCTCCGCACCCGCGCGCCCCAGCAGCGACCAGCACTACGACACCGTCGAGGACGCCGCGGCGACCCCCGACCTCGAGCAGCCGTACGCGGAGCTCGGTCTCAAGCCCGACGAGTACCAGCGCATCCGGGACATCCTCGGCCGCCGGCCCACCGCCGCCGAGCTCGCGATGTACTCCGTCATGTGGTCCGAGCACTGCTCGTACAAGTCCTCCAAGACGCACCTGCGCCAGTTCGGGGACAAGACCACGCCGGCGATGAAGGAGCACCTGCTCGTCGGCATCGGCGAGAACGCGGGCGTCGTCGACATCGGCGACGGCTGGGCGGTGACGTTCAAGGTCGAGTCCCACAACCACCCGTCGTACGTCGAGCCGTACCAGGGCGCGGCCACGGGCGTCGGCGGCATCGTGCGCGACATCATCTCGATGGGTGCGCGCCCCGTCGCCGTCATGGACCAGCTGCGGTTCGGCGCGGTCGACCACCCGGACACCGCCCGCGTGGTGCACGGCGTCGTCGCGGGCGTCGGCGGGTACGGCAACTCGCTCGGCCTGCCGAACATCGGCGGCGAGCTCGTGTTCGACCCCTGCTACCAGGGCAACCCGCTCGTCAACGCCCTGTGCCTGGGCGTGCTGCGGCACGAGGACATCCACCTGGCCAACGCGTCCGGCACGGGCAACAAGGTCGTGCTGTTCGGCGCGCGCACGGGCGGCGACGGCATCGGCGGCGCGTCGATCCTCGCCTCCGAGACGTTCGACGACACCAAGCCGTCCAAGCGCCCGTCGGTGCAGGTCGGCGACCCGTTCATGGAGAAGGTGCTCATCGAGTGCTGCCTCGAGCTGTACGCCGCGCGCGTCGTCGAGGGCATCCAGGACCTGGGCGCCGCGGGCATCTCGTGCGCGACGAGCGAGCTCGCCTCCAATGGTGACGGCGGCATGCACGTCGACCTCGAGAACGTGCTGCTGCGCGACCCCACGCTGACCGCCGGCGAGATCCTCATGTCGGAGTCGCAGGAGCGGATGATGGCGGTCGTCTCGCCCGCCAAGCTGGACGAGTTCCTCGCGATCACCTCGAAGTGGGACGTCGAGACCGCGATCATCGGCGAGGTCACCGGCACCGGCCGCCTCACGATCGACCACCACGGCCACCGCATCGTCGACGTCGACCCGAAGACGGTCGCGCACGAGGGCCCGGTGTACGACCGTCCCTACGCGCGTCCCGCGTGGCAGGACGGGCTGAACGCCGACACCTCCGCGTCGCTCGCGCGTCCGACGAGCCCCGACGAGCTGCGCGCGACCGCGCTGCGCCTGCTCGGCTCGCCCAACCTCGCGTCCAAGGAGTGGGTGACCAAGCAGTACGACCGGTTCGTGCAGGGCAACACGGCCCTCGCGCAGCCCGACGACTCGGGCGTCGTCCGCGTCGACGAGGCCACCGGCCTGGGCGTCGCGCTCGCGACCGACGCGAACGGCCGCTACGGCAAGCTCGACCCATACACGGGCGCGCAGCTCGCGCTCGCCGAGGCGTACCGCAACGTCGCGACGACGGGCGCCCGCCCGCTCGCGGTGACCGACTGCCTCAACTTCGGCAGCCCCGAGCACCCGGACTCGATGTGGCAGCTCGTCGAGGCCATCCGCGGCCTGGCCGACGCGTGCCAGACGCTCGAGGTCCCGGTGACCGGCGGCAACGTCTCGCTCTACAACGGCACGGGCGAGCCCGGGAAGATCGACTCCGCCATCCACCCGACGCCCGTCGTCGGCGTGCTGGGCGTGCTCGACGACGTCGCGCAGGCCGTGCCGTCGGGCTGGACGGCCCCCGGCGTGTCCGTCTACCTGCTGGGCACGACGCGCGCCGAGCTCGACGGCTCCGCGTGGGCCGACGTCGAGCACGCCCACCTCGGCGGCCTGCCGCCGCGGGTCGACCTGGCCGCCGAGCGCGCGCTGGCCGCGGTGCTGCAGAACGCGGCGCGCGACGGGCTCGTCGACGCCGCGCACGACCTGTCCGAGGGTGGTCTGGTCCAGGCGCTGCTCGAGTCCTCGCTGCGGTTCGGCGTGGGTGCGCGGGTGTCGCTCGACGCGCTGTGCGAGCGCGACGGCGTGACGCCGTTCGAGGCGCTGTTCTCCGAGTCCACGGCCCGAGCGCTCGTCGCGGTGCCGCGCTCGGAGGAGGTGCGGTTCGCGGACCTGTGCGTCGCGCGCGGCGTCCCGGCCCTCAAGCTGGGCCAGACGGCGGACGTCGCGACGGACGACGACGAGGCGGGTCCGGCTGTCGAGGTCGAGGGCCTGTTCTCGATCCCGCTGGCCGAGGCCCGCGAGGTCTTCGAGGCCACCCTCCCGCGCCACTTCGCCTGA